The Carboxydocella sporoproducens DSM 16521 DNA segment TACCGCATTGCTACCGCAACCGGCTACCAGGGCCAGCATGGCAGCGGTCAGTACGGACGCAACCAGTTTTTTCAGTTTGTACATTCCATCACATCCCCTTTCTGAAAACTGTTTTTATTATACCAAATTCTCGGAACCAATTCCACAGTATTTTATTTCCCTGATAATTTTTTCCACCCAGTTCAGCCCCGGGTCCCGTTTGGACCAGGGCACTCTTATAACCGGCTCCGCACCCCCGACAATATTCAGCCCCCGAATCTTTCCCGGTAACCTCAGGATCTTGACCGGCTCCAGAGGAGCATCAGGTGCCAGCTTGATAATTAAATGTTCCTGTTGTTTGCCGATATAGGTAATGCCTGCTTCCTGGCCTAGAATTTTTATTCTGGCAATAGTCAACAGGTTGACCACCGGTAAAGGCGGATCACCGAAACGGTCTACCAGCTCATCCGACAAATCCAGTAATTGTTCTTCCGTGCGGCAGAGCATGATTTTGCGGTAAATCTCCATTTTTACCGCACCATCTTCGATGTAGTCTGCAGGCAGATAGGCATCTATTGCAATTTCCACGGTAGTTTCCAGCGGTTCTTCCTTGATTTCTCCTTTTAACTCACGTATCGCTTCCTCCAGCATCTGAGTGTAAAGGTCAAAGCCTATGGCCATAATATGACCATGTTGCTCCGGCCCTAGTAAATTGCCGGCCCCCCTGATTTCCAGATCCCGCATGGCTATCTTGAACCCGGAACCCAGCTCGGTAAACTCCCGTAATGTCTGCAACCTTTTTTCCGCAATTTCCGTCAATACCTTATCCTTGCGATAGGTTAAATAGGCATAGGCCATACGATTACTGCGTCCCACCCGGCCCCGCAGCTGATAGAGCTGGGCCAGACCCATGGTATCAGCATTATCGATAATGATGGTATTAACATTGGGAATATCCAGACCGGTTTCAATAATGGTAGTACAGAGCAGAACATCATATTCCTGGTTGAAAAAATCCAGCATGACCTTTTCCAGCTCATCTTCCCTCATCTGTCCATGTCCAATTGCTATGCGGGCCTCGGGTACCAGCTGGGTCAGGAAGGCAAAGATGCGATCCATATCTTCAATGCGGTTGTGAACAAAATAGACCTGTCCCCCGCGGGCCAGTTCCCGCAGGATAGCATCCCGGATCATCAGAGGATTGAATTCCACCACAAAGGTCTGTACTGGATATCTTTCTTCCGGCGGGGTTTCCAGCAAGCTCATATCCCTAACCCCCGCCAGAGCCATGTGTAATGTCCGGGGAATGGGGGTTGCGCTTAAGGTCAAGACATCCACCGTCTGTTTTAATTGTTTCAGTTTTTCCTTATGGGCAACACCAAAGCGCTGTTCCTCATCGACTATCAACAGCCCCAGGTCTCTGAACTTGACATCATCCTGTAACAGCCGATGAGTACCTATTATAATATCCACCTGGCCACTGGCCAGTTTCTTTAAGGTAGCTTTTTGTTCCCGGGCACTGCGAAAACGGCTGAGCAGGTCAATGGAAACCGGAAAGCCCTGAAACCTCTCCAGACAGGTATTGTAATGCTGCTGGGCCAGGATGGTGGTCGGCACCAGGATGGCTACCTGTTTGTTGTCCATTACGGCTTTAAAGGCTGCCCGCAAAGCTACTTCGGTTTTGCCATAGCCCACATCCCCGCACAGGAGACGATCCATGGGCCGGGGCCGTTCCATATCGGCCTTGATTTCGGCAATAGCCTGCAACTGGTCCGGAGTCTCCTCATAAGGAAAGGCCTGTTCAAATTCCTGCTGCCAGACGGTATCCGGCGAAAAGGCAAAACCCTTTAGGGCTTCGCGGGCAGCGTAGAGCTTGATCAGCTCCTCGGCCATCTCTTTGACCGCACTTCTGGCTTTGGCCTTGGCTTTTTGCCATTCCTGCCCGCCCAGTTTACTGATCCTGGGTTTTTGCCCATCAGTACCGATGTACTTTTGCAACAGGCTAATCTGTTCCGTAGGGATATAGAGGCGATCGGCCCCGGCATAGCTTACCACCAGGTAGTCCCGGGTAATACCGCCAACGCTCAGCTGTTCAACCCCTTCATACACCCCGATCCCGTGATTGACATGAACTACATAATCCCCGATCTTGAGGTCGGTAAAAGCGCTGATTTTCTGACCGCCAGCAGGCTTAATTTCCCGGGCTTTTCTGCCCTTTTTGCTCTGGCCAAAAAGCTCTCTCTCCGTTAAAATCAGGATTTTGCTCTGGGGAAACTCAAAACCGGCTGAAAGTTCCCCCCGGGTGATAACGATATTTCCAGTCCGAAATTCCTGCTGCAATCGGCCTAAATATACAGCTTCAATCTCCGCCTCTTTCAATAAATCCAGCAACTGCTGGCTGCGCTGGGTATGGGTTGTAAGCAGGGCGACGGCATAGCCCTGACGTTTGTAGTTTTTTAAGTCGCGGGTCAATTCTTCCAGATTTCCCTGATACAGGGGCGCCGTCCGGCTGTTCAGGTTTAACAGAAGTTCGGGCCGCCAGCCTGTTTGCTCCCTGGGCAAAAGGGCCAGGCCCAGCAAGGGCCTTCCTGTCAGCTGCCGCCATATATCTTCCCAGCTGAAATATAAAGCTTCCTGCCCGGGCAAAGCCATACCCCGTTCCAGCCAGCTGGCAAAGGTTTCTCCACGCTCATCATCCCAGGCCAGCGCCTTTTCCCTGACCCGGTTGGGATCTTCGACGGCTATCAGCGCCCCGGTCGGCAAGTAGTCCAGCAGGGTAGCTTTTTCTGGCATTACATAGGCGGCGAAGGCATCCAGACCAGCAGGAATCAGGCCCTCCTTGAGCCGGCTCAGCAAATCCTTCAGCTTCTGATCCAAACGCCCCACTGCTTCCCTCTGTTGAAGCCCGATCAGTTTTTTGCGCAAATTCTGGTACTCTTTTTCCAGCACCCTGGCTGCCTGTTGCCAGTCAGCAGCAGTGGCAAAATAATCCCGGGCCGGCAGAATCTCCGCCTGCTCTATTTCCCGCAAAGAGCGCTGGCTCACCGGGTCAAAAAGGCGCAAGGAATCAATTTCTACATCAAAAAATTCCAGGCGCACCGGTTCACTGGCCGAGGCCGGAAAAATATCGACAATTCCTCCGCGCCAGCTGAATTGCCCTGCTACTTCCACCTGGGATACCCGTTCATAACCCATCTGGAGAAGTTGAGCCGCCAGGGCGGTCGGCTCTATTTCCTGGCCTTTGTTCAGGGTAACCAGATAATTTTTGAATTGCTCCGGTGGTGTGACCGCCCGGCTTAAAGCAGCAACGGGAGCCACTATCAGTGAGGTGCGCCCTCTGGCCAGCGCGCCCAGCACTTTTAGCCGGGCAGTTAATAACTCCCGGCTACTGGCTTCAATGTCCCATGGTAATAGTTCCTGGGCCGGATAGAGTAAAATCTCCTCTTCCGGCAAAAATGTGCTCAAGTCATCACATAGACGTTTTGCATCAGCCAGATCCCTTACTATGGCTAGCAGAGGTTGCTGCCGCAAACGGTACCAGGCCGCCAGTAATGAAGCAGACACCGCTCCGCTTACTCCATAGACCAGGGCGGTTTTTTTCTTTACTCCTAAATCCCGCCACAAATCCTGGAGTTCTTTCGCCTGAAGCAAGGGCCCGACCAGCCCTCTGGTCATTTGCTCTTCTCCTTCCCCCACTATGAAAGTGCAATTTGGCACAAATCAGTGTAGGTAATTGTACTTGATTTGGCCTAACCAGCCTTCGTCCTTACCCATTGCTGTCATGCAATCAGGACAAAGGGTTGGTTCCATATGCATTTCCATTATAGATGGGTTGTCAGGCTCAGTCAAGGCTATTTCCCATTCATCCACGATTTCCTGACACAATTCACAATAATATATTACCCGCATTTTGCCTCCTCCTCTGCATGTACCAGATCAG contains these protein-coding regions:
- the mfd gene encoding transcription-repair coupling factor; this translates as MTRGLVGPLLQAKELQDLWRDLGVKKKTALVYGVSGAVSASLLAAWYRLRQQPLLAIVRDLADAKRLCDDLSTFLPEEEILLYPAQELLPWDIEASSRELLTARLKVLGALARGRTSLIVAPVAALSRAVTPPEQFKNYLVTLNKGQEIEPTALAAQLLQMGYERVSQVEVAGQFSWRGGIVDIFPASASEPVRLEFFDVEIDSLRLFDPVSQRSLREIEQAEILPARDYFATAADWQQAARVLEKEYQNLRKKLIGLQQREAVGRLDQKLKDLLSRLKEGLIPAGLDAFAAYVMPEKATLLDYLPTGALIAVEDPNRVREKALAWDDERGETFASWLERGMALPGQEALYFSWEDIWRQLTGRPLLGLALLPREQTGWRPELLLNLNSRTAPLYQGNLEELTRDLKNYKRQGYAVALLTTHTQRSQQLLDLLKEAEIEAVYLGRLQQEFRTGNIVITRGELSAGFEFPQSKILILTERELFGQSKKGRKAREIKPAGGQKISAFTDLKIGDYVVHVNHGIGVYEGVEQLSVGGITRDYLVVSYAGADRLYIPTEQISLLQKYIGTDGQKPRISKLGGQEWQKAKAKARSAVKEMAEELIKLYAAREALKGFAFSPDTVWQQEFEQAFPYEETPDQLQAIAEIKADMERPRPMDRLLCGDVGYGKTEVALRAAFKAVMDNKQVAILVPTTILAQQHYNTCLERFQGFPVSIDLLSRFRSAREQKATLKKLASGQVDIIIGTHRLLQDDVKFRDLGLLIVDEEQRFGVAHKEKLKQLKQTVDVLTLSATPIPRTLHMALAGVRDMSLLETPPEERYPVQTFVVEFNPLMIRDAILRELARGGQVYFVHNRIEDMDRIFAFLTQLVPEARIAIGHGQMREDELEKVMLDFFNQEYDVLLCTTIIETGLDIPNVNTIIIDNADTMGLAQLYQLRGRVGRSNRMAYAYLTYRKDKVLTEIAEKRLQTLREFTELGSGFKIAMRDLEIRGAGNLLGPEQHGHIMAIGFDLYTQMLEEAIRELKGEIKEEPLETTVEIAIDAYLPADYIEDGAVKMEIYRKIMLCRTEEQLLDLSDELVDRFGDPPLPVVNLLTIARIKILGQEAGITYIGKQQEHLIIKLAPDAPLEPVKILRLPGKIRGLNIVGGAEPVIRVPWSKRDPGLNWVEKIIREIKYCGIGSENLV